The Ptiloglossa arizonensis isolate GNS036 chromosome 4, iyPtiAriz1_principal, whole genome shotgun sequence genome contains the following window.
agtatgaaaaaatatatatgtacatacaaaaTTATGTCAAgtttttaaatcaaatatttttaacaaaagtcCTACAGATGCACGTATCGGTTTTCACGATTTGAGAGATAATCAGCATGGTGTTACGACTACAATTAGTAAGATGATACGTCATCCGAGTTATAAACCTCCTACGATATACAATGATATAGCCCTTATAAAGTTAAGTACTGTTATTACGTTTAATAAGGATATAAGGCCTGCCTGTCTGTATCAAGAATACGACATTGTACCTGAGCAAGCATGGGTCAGTGGTTGGGGTGTTACCGAATTTGGTACGTTTAAAGTGTTACTGTATGATTAGGACACTGTCGTGTACATAGGTATTTATCGAAAAAAGTATCTAAAATATTGTTATGTAATTGCAGAAGCCGAAGAAAGAAGTAATCAATTGCAAAAGGCTCAACTCGACATTATTGATAATCTAAGGTGCGCAATAAGACATACGCAATCGATAAAAATACCATATGGAATTACACCAAGTATGATCTGTGCTGGAGATCCTCGCGGTGGTTGGAGCAAAGATACTTGTCAAGGAGATTCGGGTGGCCCGTTACAAATAGTTCATCCAACAAATTTATGCCTCTTTCAAATATTGGGCATCACAAGTTTTGGGCAGGGTTGTGCGTTCGTTAATATGCCCGGAGTGTATACGAGGGTCCCACATTATCTTAACTGGATAGAGGACATTGTTTGGCCAAAAGCTTAACTCTGTAGTATATCAATGTATGTTCAGTTATTTTGCAAAGATAGAaaagttcgtttatttttttcgcaattgtctCGAGCGATTTAAAC
Protein-coding sequences here:
- the LOC143145745 gene encoding trypsin isoform X2; translated protein: MAFRLNIFMIFLLFAVVLVLSANNSDKNVVRMVPEINSNSSTSPWNEKLSTPNEIFNTTTAYTIAERKSEQMCQEYGRQISSTTGILPLVGANQEVIKVTNQNCINTNRLVIGGVTALPGEFPHMVALGIKYSDGTFHVSCGGTLIAPEWVLSAAHCTYQPNPTDARIGFHDLRDNQHGVTTTISKMIRHPSYKPPTIYNDIALIKLSTVITFNKDIRPACLYQEYDIVPEQAWVSGWGVTEFEAEERSNQLQKAQLDIIDNLRCAIRHTQSIKIPYGITPSMICAGDPRGGWSKDTCQGDSGGPLQIVHPTNLCLFQILGITSFGQGCAFVNMPGVYTRVPHYLNWIEDIVWPKA